From one Sulfurihydrogenibium sp. genomic stretch:
- the csm4 gene encoding type III-A CRISPR-associated RAMP protein Csm4 has protein sequence MLKAYKITYLSPTSPVRSFTIFGAICWSYKLIHGEKKLKEFLSEFKENQKFLISSAFPYVKDKFLFPKPILPIKGDSADFKVKIQRKDYKKARFITLEVLKEVIDGNIRYEEDFVKFKSSSGIIQSENDDLKIEQKRHTQVRNMINRITNASENLFSIESDFKVYDEYFLVYFIDTGFENEFQRLIKLAEEIGFGGKKSIGWGRVEINNLDPEPLKELIDLNADKFITLSPIIPTERINPGESYYDIETFKSYTENTFEEEKLKKKVLYIKEGSVLRKKDTIMSGQLKEVENGIYQYGLEFPIGVKYV, from the coding sequence ATGCTTAAAGCATACAAAATTACCTATCTTTCGCCAACTTCGCCAGTAAGAAGTTTTACAATTTTTGGTGCTATATGTTGGAGTTATAAGCTGATACATGGAGAAAAAAAGTTAAAAGAGTTTTTAAGTGAGTTTAAAGAAAATCAAAAATTTTTGATATCATCAGCATTTCCATATGTAAAAGATAAATTTTTATTTCCAAAGCCAATTTTACCCATAAAGGGAGATAGCGCAGATTTTAAAGTGAAAATCCAAAGAAAGGATTACAAAAAAGCAAGATTTATAACCTTAGAAGTATTAAAAGAAGTAATAGATGGAAACATAAGATACGAAGAAGACTTTGTAAAGTTTAAATCAAGCTCAGGCATAATACAAAGTGAAAATGACGACCTAAAAATAGAACAAAAACGACATACACAAGTAAGAAATATGATAAACAGAATAACCAACGCATCAGAAAACCTGTTTTCAATAGAATCAGATTTTAAAGTATACGATGAATACTTTTTAGTATATTTCATAGATACAGGCTTTGAAAATGAGTTCCAAAGATTAATAAAACTTGCAGAAGAGATAGGATTTGGTGGCAAAAAAAGCATCGGATGGGGAAGGGTAGAGATTAACAATTTAGACCCTGAACCTTTAAAAGAATTAATAGACTTAAATGCAGATAAATTTATAACCCTATCTCCAATCATACCAACGGAAAGAATAAATCCAGGAGAGAGTTATTACGATATAGAGACATTTAAAAGCTACACAGAAAACACCTTTGAAGAAGAAAAATTAAAGAAAAAAGTTTTATACATCAAAGAAGGGTCAGTTTTAAGAAAGAAAGACACGATAATGTCAGGACAATTAAAAGAAGTTGAAAATGGAATATATCAATACGGATTAGAATTTCCGATAGGAGTGAAGTATGTATAA